GTACGGGGCATGCGGAAGTTGTTCAGGTAAAGTACGATGCGAATAAAGTCAGCTATTCCGACTTACTGAATATTTTTTGGCACAACGTTGACCCTTTTGATTCCGGTGGTCAATTTTGTGATCGCGGTGACCAGTACCGAGCCGAGATTTTTTACGGCAGTCAAGAAGAAAAGGTGTTAGCAGAGGAGAGCAAGAAAAAGGTAGAAGCGGAGTTGGGTAAAAAGGTGGTGACACAAATAAAACCCGCTGCAACCTTTTATCCCGCAGAGGCCTACCATCAGGACTATTACCAACGTAATCCTCTGCGTTACAAGTATTATCGCTACCGCTGTGGGCGTGATAAGCGCTTAGAGGAGGTCTGGGGGAAAGCGCCAAGTTAACGGATTGCCTCTCCGCAGGGTGAATATGGCACCGAGTCCCACTTTGTATGACGGGGAAGTCCTGGAAACAATCAATGATTTTCCAGTGCTTTACCGTTATTTACCGGCGGTTAGTACCAGTCCGCTAATGGTATTTATTCCAGGCACAGCACATCTAGCGCGTATTTTCTACGGCTATCCCGGTGGCCGCCCAGATGATTTTATAAGTCACTGGGTCAATCTAGCGGGTTTTCCCTTCCTTGCTATTTCTTACCCTATGGAAAATGCGGTTTTTTGCAGTACTCACCCGGAGTTTACAATTCAAGATTGGGGAGATCAGGCTGCAGAAATTATTGCCAAGATTTTGTCTGAATATAACCTTCCAAATTCGGTAGTGGTGTGCGGCTGGAGTATGGGAGGGAAAATCGCTGGGGCTCTAGCGAGGGCGGCGAAAGCCTTGAATTTTTCGATTGAATGCTTTGTGGCTATGGCCGCAGAACCCGCGTTGCCGGGCTTTCTTCCCGAAGCTAATGCCAAGGCCATCGAAATGACAGTTGATGGGATGGCCAGTCGAAAGGGCATATATCCTGCCTTTTTGGCCGCGCTTGATGAGCAGAACACCTTAAACCAACACACAATTATCCCCAAAGATATCTATCTGGAGGCGTTCCTTGGAGCAATTCCCATCGCGCTTATTGGCACTGGATTAATGTATGATGGGCAAGGGTTTAAGGAAGATCTTTCCAGGGCATTGAAAACGGCAAACACCTTTGACTTCTTGGACTATCCAATTCCCGTTGTTATTCAGAGTGATTCAATGGGAGATTTGGAAAATGTGCTGTGCAATATTGATGATTGGGCATTTATTCGCAATCGAGTTCTTGCCAGTAAACTTTTAGGAGGTGCATCTCCAGAGCAGATTCCAAGGGAAAGGTGGGAGCTAGTACAGCTTATAATCCGCTCGTCTTCCGCTTATTTTTCACAGACCGTTACAGGTAACCATTTCTTCTTTGTTGGCGCTATTGGGGCGCGCACTACTGTTGATAGTATCGAAAAGCTTTTGGCCAGGGTGAGAAGTATCCAGTCCTAATAAAGCACTTCTTAATAGCCTCATGGTGCTCTGGTTAAGCTGTCAGAGATTTTTAAATTAACATTTTGGTTATTTTACGATCCGCTCTACTTTTTTAAGGCTTACTACTGGGGTGAAAGGAAAGAATACACCGCACTCGAGACTCACCGCGAATACATCCCTGTAAGCTTCTAATCGGCATCCATGCCTCATAGGGTCCAAGCGCGGTGTATTCTTCCCTTTTCCCTTTTCCCTTTTCCCTTTTTAGTAGGCTATGCGGGTTGTAAGGCTTGTTCATGCTGATATTGGGTGAAATAGAGTTTCTCAGAAAGCTCGGTAATGAAATCGATGTTTTCGACCTTGTCGGCCATGCTTTCCATTCGGTCTTCTCCATTTAATGCCCCCCAGATGCTAGCGGCCATGGCACCCACGGTATCTGTGTCACCACCTAGAGAAAAAATATTAGCTAATACAGACGTTAAAGGAGAGTTTCGATACTTAAGTCCAAAGTAAATGGCGGTGATACAGGACTCTGGCGCGGTAATGCCATTACCTAGCCATTGCTTGATTTGCTGCGGATGTGGGATTTTCTGGTTAAACAGTAGAGTCGCACACTTTTCCAGTTTGTAGCGATATATTTCGGACTTACATCTTACTTCCAGTTTGTTCAATATCTCTCTGTTTGAACGATCTTGCAGGGATTCACAGATGGCGATAGCGATCAAGTATGCTCCCTCGACAGCAACTGGATGGGCGTGGGTGATTTCAGACACCGATTGTACATATTGCTTGAGGCGATAGTCATTTTGGGGGTGGCAGAGGGCAATAATAGGTGCTCTCATGGCGGCCCCATTGCCGATAGAACCGAGCTTAAATTTTTTTCGGTTTAAATCTTGCCAGCGTTTACCATCCCTGACTCCTTTGAGTAGTTTCGCTGCACTGGGACCATACCCTCTGCTCCAGCGATAACTTTGGGCAAACTTTTTGGCTATGTGGTCCTGATCAAGGTAATTATGCTCAAGAAAGGAGGTCGCAATATCAATAGACATCTGCGTGTCATCGGTGTAACGCTTTTTACCCTGTTCGGTTTTCCCGATAATTTTCCAGAGTTGTCTTTCTAGAACGCCACCCTCGTACGGGGCGCCAAATGAATCGCCGATGGCTATTCCTTTAAAGCAACCTCTATATTTACTCAGCTTTATCATTTTTTGATTTCTATACCTTATTCTCAGGGGAAGTCGCTACTAGCTATAAGGACCACTATTAATTGCTGTTATAAGTAACAGTTTTATTCTAGAAAACATATATTGGCAGTTGATGGCCATCGAGGGAAAGGGTTTTATTTTAGGTGAGAGCGAGCCGATATTTAAAACTAATCGGCTCGCCACTAAAGTCGCTATATCATTTAATTAATACAGGCATCGTTAGCACTTCCAAAAGTATTTCTAATCCATACATTGCCAGTGCAAGCAGGGTGATTGTGGTCAGCAAGATCTGCGCCGGCATTATTTTCCGCGGTATTGCCAATGATCAAGTATCCGACTTGACCCAATCCCAACATCATAATGCCGTTAACGCCGTTATTATCTGATAGATTGTTGGCAACAATGCCGCCATCCCCACTATCAATTACAATCCCACTCGACGTATTGAGATTCGTCTCATTGAATCTGATGAGAGTATTGTCACC
This DNA window, taken from Microbulbifer sp. VAAF005, encodes the following:
- the msrA gene encoding peptide-methionine (S)-S-oxide reductase MsrA → MMRSIIALLFLSLASISLAQDSSNIRTAIFAGGCFWCMEPPFDKVDGVLETTSGYSGGHVKNPTYEQVSSGGTGHAEVVQVKYDANKVSYSDLLNIFWHNVDPFDSGGQFCDRGDQYRAEIFYGSQEEKVLAEESKKKVEAELGKKVVTQIKPAATFYPAEAYHQDYYQRNPLRYKYYRYRCGRDKRLEEVWGKAPS
- a CDS encoding alpha/beta fold hydrolase, whose product is MAPSPTLYDGEVLETINDFPVLYRYLPAVSTSPLMVFIPGTAHLARIFYGYPGGRPDDFISHWVNLAGFPFLAISYPMENAVFCSTHPEFTIQDWGDQAAEIIAKILSEYNLPNSVVVCGWSMGGKIAGALARAAKALNFSIECFVAMAAEPALPGFLPEANAKAIEMTVDGMASRKGIYPAFLAALDEQNTLNQHTIIPKDIYLEAFLGAIPIALIGTGLMYDGQGFKEDLSRALKTANTFDFLDYPIPVVIQSDSMGDLENVLCNIDDWAFIRNRVLASKLLGGASPEQIPRERWELVQLIIRSSSAYFSQTVTGNHFFFVGAIGARTTVDSIEKLLARVRSIQS
- a CDS encoding ADP-ribosylglycohydrolase family protein encodes the protein MIKLSKYRGCFKGIAIGDSFGAPYEGGVLERQLWKIIGKTEQGKKRYTDDTQMSIDIATSFLEHNYLDQDHIAKKFAQSYRWSRGYGPSAAKLLKGVRDGKRWQDLNRKKFKLGSIGNGAAMRAPIIALCHPQNDYRLKQYVQSVSEITHAHPVAVEGAYLIAIAICESLQDRSNREILNKLEVRCKSEIYRYKLEKCATLLFNQKIPHPQQIKQWLGNGITAPESCITAIYFGLKYRNSPLTSVLANIFSLGGDTDTVGAMAASIWGALNGEDRMESMADKVENIDFITELSEKLYFTQYQHEQALQPA